The Brevundimonas sp. SORGH_AS_0993 genome segment CGTCGGCATGGGCGTGGCCGTGGCTCTGGTGATCAGTCCCCTGGTCGGCTGGATGGGCTGTCTGTCGTGGGTCGCGGCCTATATCGCGATCCAACTGCTGGAGCAGGTGGTCTTCCGCCCGGCGGCGATCAGCGATCCACAGGTTCTGCCGCGCTGGCGCAAGGCGCTCGGCCTGGCGACAGTGTCTTTGGGCGCCCTGTTCTTCGGCAGCCTGTCCGTGCCGATGTGGATGATCGGCGGCGCGGCCGGCGCGATCTTGGCGGCCCTGATCATTCCGGCGGCCTTGCTGTTCGTCATGATCAACACGCGGCGGTCAAAGGCCATCCTGATCGCCAATGTTGCGCCCTACTTCCTCTATCTGGCGGCCATCCCGATCAGCACGGCGGCCTATGAGGCGCCGACCACCCTGGTCATCGGCGCCACGGCGTCCGTCGCCGCCTTCTTCCTCTACATCGTCCTGGGCTGGCGCAAGATGAGCGAAGCCATCGAAGAGGGGCTGGTCGCCAAGGCGGAGGCGGATCGCCTGCGGCTGAAGGCCGAGCGGGATCTGGCCGCCCACACCGCCTTCCTGGCCGCCGTCGGCCATGACCTGCGCACCCCCATCGGCGCCATCCTGACGGGGGCGGCCGACATCCAGAACCATGACGCCCAGACGCGCGCCAATGTCGATCTGATCACCGACGCCGGCCTGATGATGAAGGCCCTGCTGGACGACCTCCTGGACCATTCCAAGATCGGCGCCGGGCGCATGACGGTCGAGGCCGTGGATTTCGACCTGCGCAAGCTTCTGGCCCAGACGATCCGCCTGTGGCGCGGGCCGATCGAGGCCAAGGGGCTGAAGCTGCGGCTGCAAAGCGCGGGGCGTATTCCGCGCGCCGTGCGCGGCGATCCAATGCGGCTGCGCCAGGTGCTGAACAATCTGCTCTCCAACGCCGTCAAGTTCACCGAGACGGGCGCGATCACCCTGCGGCTGGATGCCTGGAGCGAGGAGCCCGGCGGCCATCTGATGCTGCTGGAAGTCGCCGACACCGGGCCTGGGATGTCGGCCGCTCAGCTGGGACGCCTGTTCACCCCCTTCGATCAGACCCAGGACGGCGTCAGCGCCCGTCACGGCGGCACCGGCCTGGGCCTGGCTATCAGCCGCAACCTGGTCGAACTGATGGGCGGTCGGCTGACGGCGCGCAGCGCGCCGGGCCAGGGCGCCCAGTTCACCGTCTCCCTGTTTTTTGCCGACCGGAACCGCCGCAGACCCGGCGCCGGCGCCGCTGGAAGCCTTGGACGAAAGCCGGCTGGCGGTCGCGCGCGCCCTGATCGCGCCCAGCCAACGGACAACCCTGCCCCCCGAACCCGCGCCCGAAACCCAGAGTCAGACGGCGGCCGCCATGCCCCTGGAAGAGCCAGCCGCCGATCAGGCCCTCGATCAGGCCGTCGAGGACCAGGAACGGCCGCTGCGGCTGCTGGTAGTGGACGATCACGACATCAACCGCCGCGCGGTGCAGCTGATCCTGCAGCCGCTGGGCTGCGAGATCACCACGGCCGCCGACGGCGTGATCGCCCTGCAGCGCTGCGCCGAGGTGGTTTTCGACGTCATTTTCATGGACGTTCGTATGCCCGAGCTGGACGGCCGAGAGACGACGCGCCGCCTGCGGGCCGGCGACGGTCTCAACGCTTGCACGCCCGTCATCGCCGTGACGGCCGATACGGCGCCGGAGGACATCGCCGCCTGCCAGGCCGCAGGCATGGCCTATTTCGTCTCCAAACCCCTGACGCCGCCGGCCCTGTTGGGCGCGCTGCAGCACGTCCTGTCCGAGATGGACGCTCGGGCGGCCGCAGAAGCGGCCTGAGCCCTCACCGCCGCCGTCAGGCGCGCGGCGAAATCAGGATCGCGCAACGCGCATTCCCACACGATCAAAACGCGCCAGCCCGCCTGGGTCAGGTCGGCCGCGTTCCGGGCGTCGCGGGCGCGGTTGCGCTCGATCTTGGCGATCCAGTAGTCGGCGTTGGTCTTGGGCTGTCGCGCGCCGCGCGGGCAGTCGTGGCCGTGCCAGAAGCAGCCGTGGACGAACAGGGCCGTACGTCGCCCCTTCATCACCACGTCGGGCCGACCCGGCAGGCCGCAGCCGCCCAGCCGATAGCCGATCCCGGCCGCGCGCAGGAGAGCGCGCACGGCCAGTTCCGGCGACGTATCGCGGCCCTTCACGCGACGCATGACGGCGCTGCGTTGCTCGGGGCTGAAGACGTCCGTACTCATCTTTTGTCGGTCCAGGCGACCGCTTCGCCGCCTGCGCCTGGACCGACGCAGATCAAAGCTGCGCCAGCAGGTGTTCGGCCGAGGAGACCTTGAACTCGCCACCCTGTTCGATGTTCAGCTGCTCCACCACGCCGTCCTTGACCAGCATCGAATAGCGCTGCGACCGTTCGCCCAGGCCGAAACCCTTGCCGTCCAGCACCAGACCCAGGGCGCGGGTCAGGTCGCCGTTGCCGTCAGCCAGCATGACGATGCTGTCGTCCGCGATGCCCTGGTTCTCGGCCCAGGCCTTCATGACGAAGGCGTCGTTGACCGACAGGCAGGCGACCGTGTCCACGCCCTTGCCCTTGATGTCGGCCAGATGGTCCTTGAAGCCCGGCAGGTGGCGGGCCGAGCAGGTGGGTGTGAAGGCGCCCGGCACGGCGAACAGGGCCACGGTCTTGCCCGCGAATATCTCGGCGGTGCTGACGGGCTTGGGACCCTCGGCCGTGGCCTGGGCCAGGGTGGTGTCGGGGATGTGATCGCCGATCTGGATGGTCATGGAAAATCTCCGCGGTTTTGGGTCCGAAATGGGAACAGCGCCTGCGACACATAGAAGCTGGGGCCGGGACCGCAAGCGTCCAGACGGCCGATCGTTCCACCCGCCTTGCGTCCGCCCGTTTCCGACCCGATGATAGGCGGACCATGAGCGAAGTCCCTTCCCTGACCGGCCGGTTGCTGGTCGCCATGCCGGGCATCGGCGATCCCCGGTTCGAACACGCCGTCATCCTGATCTGCGCCCACGGCCCGGATCACGCCATGGGCCTGCGGCTGGACCGGCCCGCGCCGGGCGTGGATCTGAAGACGGTGCTGGACAAGCTGGACGCCCCCGCCCCGGACCAGTCCATCGGTCGGGCCGTGCTGATGGGCGGGCCGGTCGAGCGCGAGCGCGGCTTCGTCCTGCACACCGACGACTGGATGATCGGAGACGACAGCCTGGCCTTCGGCGACGGCCTGGCGATGACGGGAACGCGCGAGGCCCTGACGGCCATGACCGACGCCGTCGCCGGCCCGCGCCGTTCGGCCCTTTTGCTGGGCTACGCCGGCTGGGGCGAGGGTCAGCTGGAGGACGAACTGGCCGAGAACGTCTGGCTGACGGCCGAGGCGGACCTGGACCTGATCTTCGACGCCGACCATGCCTCCAAATGGACCCGCGCCCTGGCCCAGCTGGGCGTGGATGCGGCGATGCTGTCCGCCCAGGGCGGTCGGGCCTGAAGCAGGCGTGACGCGCCTCAGCGCGTCGTCATCGCCACCAGAAGGGCGATCAGAAGCAGCAGGCTGACCCCCTGCCAGAACCGCACCGGGTCGCGTTCGATCAGCGACAGATGGCGCGGCGGCTGGGCGGCGACGGCGCTGCCCGTCTCCAGCACATGGATCAGCTCCTCGACGTCTTCGAACCGATCGTTCGGATCGACGGCGACGGCGCGCATCAGGGCCGCCTCCAGCCAGGCCGGCATGTCGGGCCGCCGCCGCGAGGCCGGTGTCGGCGCCCGGTCGAAGCGCGGGGCGTCGGCCGGATCGACCGCCCCCCAAGGATAGGTCGCCGTGAACAGCCGATACAGCGTCACCCCCAGGGCGAACTGGTCGGTGGCGGGATCGCCGCTCTGGCCCGCATACATCTCGGGCGCCTTGTAGCCGGCGGTGCCGGGGGCCTCGGCCTCGGCGAACTCCTCGGCCTGACGCAGACGCGCGACGCCCAGATCGACCAGCTTCAGCCCGCCGTTCGCCTCCAGGATCACATTGTCGGGCTTGATGTCGCGGTGGGTGACGCCCGCGCGGTGCAGGCTGGACACCGCGCGCGCCAGCTTCAGGGCCACGGCCACGCCCTCGGCGATCTCCAGCGGGCCCTCGTCGGCCAACCGCGCATGCAGGGTGCGTCCGGCGTAGAAGGGCTGGACGATATAGAGGCGGCTCTGGCGGCCGGGTTCCAGGGTCTGGACCTTGCCGACGAAGGGGTTGTCGATGCGGCGGCCGATGAACGCCTCGCGCAGGAAGGCGGTGCGCGCACCGCGTTCGGACACCACGGCGGGCTTGGGGAATTTCAGCACCACGGGCGCGGCGGCCTCGTCCATCGTGTCCCGGGCCAGGAACAGGCGGGTGTAGCGACCGTCCGCCACCAGCCGCAGCAGCTGAAAGCCGTCGACGGCGTCGCCCGCCTCGGGCGGGGGCAGGATGGCCAGACCTTCCGCCTCGGCCGTGATCGCCTCCCAGTCCGGGGCGCCGATGCGGATCACGTCGATGACGATGGCGGTGGCGTTGTCGCGCTGGCCCGCCGCCTCGACCTCGGCCAAGATGGCCCTGGCGTCGGCGTCGGGCGAACCGCGCCGTCCCAGCAGGGCCGCCAGGGCCGCCTCGCCCAACACCCCATGGACCCCGTCGGTGGTCAGCAGCAGCCGGTCGTGCGGCGCCAGCCGAACCGGACGCACATCCAGCTTGACGTCCGCCTCGATCCCGACGGCGCGGTAGAGCACATGGCTCAGCCCCTGCTGGGCGCGGGTGTGGTCCTCGGTCAGGCGGGTCAGGACGCCGTCGCGGAAATGCCAGGCGCGGCTGTCGCCGACATGCAGGGCCACGGCCTCGCGTCCGCGCAGGATCAGGGCGGTGAAGGTGGTGGCCGCCGCCTCCATGGCCGGGTCGCTGCGGCCCTTGGCGTGAAGCCAGCGGTTGAAACCCCTCAGCGCCTTGATCCCGTTCGGCGCGATCCCGTTCAGCGGGTTCTGGTCCAGATAGCCGTCGATGAAGCTGCGGGTCGTCAGCTCGGCCGCCATCCGCCCGGCCTTGGAGCCCGACACCCCGTCGGCGATGACGGCGACCACCCCATGCTCGCGCTGCTCGGCCGCCGTGCCGATATGGACGCCGCCGAAATCCTGATTGTCGGCCTTGGGGCCCTGGGCCGTGGCGAACCCGGCCGCGATCTCCAGTCTGGCGTCGGTCATGACGACCCACTCTCCGCCAAACGTGGCCGTATGACTAGCTGTCCAAAACTTCAACGGGCGCAGCGGCGACGCTTGGGCCACAGGCGGACCCCGAGGCGGTGCTGCGCTGAAGCCAACAGGCGTCGATCAGGCCGACCGCTGCCTGATCGGCGCCGAACCGTCGGCCAGGCTTTCGGCCAGATAGACCTCGGCCTCCTGGGCCGGCAGGGCGGGGGCGTAGCCGAAGCCCTGGCCGTAGTGGCACTGGTCCTCCAGCAGCAGGCGGGCTAGTTCGGCGTTCTCCACCCCTTCGGCGACGACCTCCAGCGACAGGTCGCGGCCCAGGTTGACCACCGACTTGACGATCTTGGCCGACCCCTCGTCCTTGTTCATCGTCAGAACGAAATAGCGGTCGATCTTCAGCGTATCGAACGGCAGGCGCGCCAGATAGGACAGGGACGAAAAGCCCGTGCCGAAGTCGTCCAGCGCCAGCGACGCTCCCACATCCTTCAGCGACTGAAGAATCTCGGCGGCGCGGGCGGTGTCGCGCATGATGTCGCCTTCGGTGACTTCCAACTTCAGGGCGCCCCTGGGCAGGCCGCTTTCCTTGATGACGCGGGCCACGTCCTCGCACAGGTGGGGACGTTCGATCTCACCCACCGACAGGTTGACGCTGCAGAACAGGCGACCCGCCATGGGGTGACGATCCAGCCATTCGGCCAGCTGGCGCGCCGACTGGGTCATCATCAGAAGGCCCAGGTCGTTCATCATGCCCAGATCGGCGGTCAGGCCCAGGAACTCGTCCGGCGGGACCAGGCCGCGACGCGGATGACGCCAGCGGGCCAGGGCCTCAAACCCCGCCACGGCCCCGGTGTTCAGGTTCACGATGGGCTGGAAGAAGGGCAGGATCTCGCCCCGCACGAAGGCGTTGCGCAGGTCCGCCTCCAGCGCCAGGCGGCTGAGACTGTCGCTTTCCAGGGCGCGGCCATAGGCGGCCGATCCGCCCCGGCCGGCGGTCTTGGCCGATTCCACCGCCAGTTCGACCCGGCGCAGCAGTTCGGCCGCGTCGGGGGCGTCGGGGCCGCCTTCGACCACCAGGGCGCCGATGGAAACGGTCGGATAGATGTCGAAGCCGGCGACGCGCAGCGGCTGTTCCAGCGCCTCGCGCACGCGATAGCTGGTGTGGCCGGCGGTGCGGGGCACGATGATGGCGAACTCGTCCTCGCCTATGCGGGCGGCCGAGGCGTCCTGGGGAAAGGCGGCGGCCAGGCGCGAGGCCAGGGCTGACAGCACCAGGTCCGTCCTTTCGTGGCCCAGGGCCTCGTTCAGGCGCCTCAGACGGTCCACATCGCCGACGACCAGTTCGTATTCGCCGGGCTGGGTCAGCACCTCCCCCACCCGAGCCAGGAAGGCGCGGCGGTCCAGAAGACCGGTCAGGACGTCGCGATCTAGGCCCGCCAGCCGCGTCTCCAGGGCCACCACGCCGGCGGCGCGCAGCCCGTCCTCCAGCCAGACGCCGCGCCAAACGCAGGTTTCGGACCCGCGCATGCGCAGGCGCACGACCACCTCGGTCCCTTCCGCCTTCGGCTTCAGCATCTGTTCGGCCAGGGCCCGGTCCTGCGGCAGGGCCAGGGCGACGAAGCCCGCGCCCGAACATTCCGGCGCCAGCGGCCCCAGGCCCAGGGCGCGCGTCGCGCCCGTGAACCGGATCTGATCCTCCGACGGCGTCCAGATCCACAGGGCGGTATCGGCGGCCGCCAACGCCTCGATGGCGGTCGTCGCATCCCAGGCCAGGGATCGGGCTCGGGTTTTCAAGGCGTTGCTCATTTCCTCACGGCAAAGGGGCTCGCCCGCTGCGATCGAACTCGTCCTCGACGAGGCCGAACAACAGATGGTCTGCCCACTCGCCGTTAATTTTCAAATAAGCCCGGGCTCTGCCCTCCTGCCGAAAACCCGATTTCTCGAGCACGCGGCGCGAACCGACATTGGTGGGCAGGCAGGCGGCCTCCAGCCGGTGCAGCTTGACCCGGTCGAAGGCGAAGCCGACCACGCCGCGCACCGCCGCCGTGGTGTGGCCCTGTCCGGCGAAAGGACGACCGATCCAGTAGCCCAATGTGCCCGTCTCGGCCACGCCGCGCCGCACGTTCGACAGGGTCACGGCCCCGGCAAGGGTCCGCCCCTCGTCGATGAAGACGAAGAAGGGCCAGGCGTTGCCCAGCTCCATTTCGCGCGCATAGATCGACAGGCGGCGGCGGAAGGCGGCCTTGGACAGGTCGTCGTCGGGCCAGGCCGGCTCCCACGGCTGAAGATAGTCGCGCGACAGGTCGCGCAGGGCCGCCCAGGCCGCATGGTCGGACGCGCGCGGCGGGCGCAGCAGCACCCCCTCGCCCCGGACCACCGGCCCGGTCACATCGCTCATCCAGTCCAATAGGGCCATGACCCCTCATACACCAGGATCAGTGTGGCCTGCACTCACGGTTCCGCCAAGAGCGTCGCGGTCAGCTTCAGCGCCAGATCCTGACCCAGGCCCTGGGGCGCCCCCAGCATGGGCGTCAATATGTCTCCGATCAGACCCTCGGCGAAGGCCATGTAGGCGGCCGTCATGACCAGAGACCGCGCGCGTTCCGCCGCGCGGGAATCGTCCGGCGCCATGGCCGCCAGGCGCTCGGCCAGATCGCGCACCACCTGGGCGAAGCTTTCGGCCCGTCCCTGTTCGCGCGCCAGGGCCAGCCAGGCGGCCATCTGCGAGGCGCCGCCCTTGCCGAAGGCGTCGAACACGACGGTCATCAGCCGACCCGGCTCGACATCCGCGCGCCCTTCGCCCAGGCCGTCTTCGATACGCCGGGCCAGGTCGCGCACCATCGCGTCCATCAGCGCGCCCTGAAGCCCCGCCGCCGAGCCGAAGTGGTGGATCAGATTGGCGTGACCAACGCCCATCCGCTGTCCCACCGCCTTCAGCGTCACAGCCGCCGGGCCGCCCGACAGCAAGAGGTCGCGCGCCGCCTCCAGCGCCTCTTCGCGCGCGACCGAGCCGCGCCGCCGCCTCACCGGACCATTAGTTGACATTGATGTCAGTTAACTCCATGTTCCGCTCGAAATCGACGACAAACGCCGAGGAGCCGCAAAATGGCGAAATCCGCCACCCCCGCCGACCTCCAGATCAAGCCGCGCGACCTGCATATCGACCGCGAAGCCGCGACGCCACGCTGGTGGCTGAACGGCGACCCGTTCGGCACGGCCGTGATGAACGCCCTCAGCCTGACCTTCCCCGACGGCGAGCGGTTCTTCATCCAGTCGGTCAAGCGGTTCGCCAAGGACGCGCCGCCGGCCCTGGCCGCCGACATCCGCGCCTTCACCGTTCAGGAAGGCGCCCACACCCGCGAACACATGGCCTTCAACGCCATCACCGCCCGAGCCGGCTACGAGACCGCCGAGATCGAGGCCCATGTGACGGCCCGCCTGAACATCGCCCGCGCCCGCCCGGCCCTGGCCCAGCTGGCGGCGACCATGGCGCTGGAGCATTTCACCGCCGCCTTCGCCCACAGGCTGCTGGCGGACCCCGACTTTCTGAAGGGATCGCCGCCCGATCTGGCCCGCCTGTGGCGCTGGCACGCCATCGAGGAGATCGAGCACAAGGGCGTGGCCTATGACGTCTTCCTGTACGCGACCCGCGATCTCAGCCCGCTGAAACGCTGGCGCATACGGCGCTGGGCCATGGTCCTGACGACCCTTCTTTTCACACGGACGGTGCGCGAGACGACGCTGATGCTGCTGAAACAGGACGGAATCGTGGGCTGGAAGGCGCGGTTTGGCCTGTTCCGCTGGCTGTGGCTGAAGCCGGGTTTGTATCGGCGGATGATCGGGGACTATCTGGCCTTCTACAAGCCCGACTTCCATCCGTGGCAGGTGGACGACCGCGACCTGATCGCCGACGCCGAGGCGGGGCTGGCCCAGGCCGCCTGACAAGCCGCCCGATCGGACGGCCGGATTTTTCGCATCGTCGGTGAAGACGGCGACGGAGATTTTAGCCCGTTACGTTATACTCCTCGGGGGCGACGAGGAGACTGCAATGGCTGCATCCGCGCATGACGCCGCCTTGGCCCTGACCCGGCTTGGCCTGGGCGCGCGGCCCGGCGAGATCGCCCGCGTCGCGCCCGATCCGCGCGGCTGGCTGACTGCCCAGGTCCGGCCTCAGGGCGCGCCCCAACCGCCTGGCGACTTTCCCGA includes the following:
- a CDS encoding putative bifunctional diguanylate cyclase/phosphodiesterase; protein product: MKTRARSLAWDATTAIEALAAADTALWIWTPSEDQIRFTGATRALGLGPLAPECSGAGFVALALPQDRALAEQMLKPKAEGTEVVVRLRMRGSETCVWRGVWLEDGLRAAGVVALETRLAGLDRDVLTGLLDRRAFLARVGEVLTQPGEYELVVGDVDRLRRLNEALGHERTDLVLSALASRLAAAFPQDASAARIGEDEFAIIVPRTAGHTSYRVREALEQPLRVAGFDIYPTVSIGALVVEGGPDAPDAAELLRRVELAVESAKTAGRGGSAAYGRALESDSLSRLALEADLRNAFVRGEILPFFQPIVNLNTGAVAGFEALARWRHPRRGLVPPDEFLGLTADLGMMNDLGLLMMTQSARQLAEWLDRHPMAGRLFCSVNLSVGEIERPHLCEDVARVIKESGLPRGALKLEVTEGDIMRDTARAAEILQSLKDVGASLALDDFGTGFSSLSYLARLPFDTLKIDRYFVLTMNKDEGSAKIVKSVVNLGRDLSLEVVAEGVENAELARLLLEDQCHYGQGFGYAPALPAQEAEVYLAESLADGSAPIRQRSA
- a CDS encoding very short patch repair endonuclease yields the protein MSTDVFSPEQRSAVMRRVKGRDTSPELAVRALLRAAGIGYRLGGCGLPGRPDVVMKGRRTALFVHGCFWHGHDCPRGARQPKTNADYWIAKIERNRARDARNAADLTQAGWRVLIVWECALRDPDFAARLTAAVRAQAASAAARASISDRTCCSAPNRAGGVRGLETK
- a CDS encoding TetR/AcrR family transcriptional regulator, which produces MSTNGPVRRRRGSVAREEALEAARDLLLSGGPAAVTLKAVGQRMGVGHANLIHHFGSAAGLQGALMDAMVRDLARRIEDGLGEGRADVEPGRLMTVVFDAFGKGGASQMAAWLALAREQGRAESFAQVVRDLAERLAAMAPDDSRAAERARSLVMTAAYMAFAEGLIGDILTPMLGAPQGLGQDLALKLTATLLAEP
- a CDS encoding response regulator, which translates into the protein MPLEEPAADQALDQAVEDQERPLRLLVVDDHDINRRAVQLILQPLGCEITTAADGVIALQRCAEVVFDVIFMDVRMPELDGRETTRRLRAGDGLNACTPVIAVTADTAPEDIAACQAAGMAYFVSKPLTPPALLGALQHVLSEMDARAAAEAA
- a CDS encoding GNAT family N-acetyltransferase; the protein is MALLDWMSDVTGPVVRGEGVLLRPPRASDHAAWAALRDLSRDYLQPWEPAWPDDDLSKAAFRRRLSIYAREMELGNAWPFFVFIDEGRTLAGAVTLSNVRRGVAETGTLGYWIGRPFAGQGHTTAAVRGVVGFAFDRVKLHRLEAACLPTNVGSRRVLEKSGFRQEGRARAYLKINGEWADHLLFGLVEDEFDRSGRAPLP
- a CDS encoding peroxiredoxin — encoded protein: MTIQIGDHIPDTTLAQATAEGPKPVSTAEIFAGKTVALFAVPGAFTPTCSARHLPGFKDHLADIKGKGVDTVACLSVNDAFVMKAWAENQGIADDSIVMLADGNGDLTRALGLVLDGKGFGLGERSQRYSMLVKDGVVEQLNIEQGGEFKVSSAEHLLAQL
- a CDS encoding metal-dependent hydrolase; translation: MAKSATPADLQIKPRDLHIDREAATPRWWLNGDPFGTAVMNALSLTFPDGERFFIQSVKRFAKDAPPALAADIRAFTVQEGAHTREHMAFNAITARAGYETAEIEAHVTARLNIARARPALAQLAATMALEHFTAAFAHRLLADPDFLKGSPPDLARLWRWHAIEEIEHKGVAYDVFLYATRDLSPLKRWRIRRWAMVLTTLLFTRTVRETTLMLLKQDGIVGWKARFGLFRWLWLKPGLYRRMIGDYLAFYKPDFHPWQVDDRDLIADAEAGLAQAA
- a CDS encoding YqgE/AlgH family protein produces the protein MSEVPSLTGRLLVAMPGIGDPRFEHAVILICAHGPDHAMGLRLDRPAPGVDLKTVLDKLDAPAPDQSIGRAVLMGGPVERERGFVLHTDDWMIGDDSLAFGDGLAMTGTREALTAMTDAVAGPRRSALLLGYAGWGEGQLEDELAENVWLTAEADLDLIFDADHASKWTRALAQLGVDAAMLSAQGGRA
- a CDS encoding bifunctional protein-serine/threonine kinase/phosphatase; the encoded protein is MTDARLEIAAGFATAQGPKADNQDFGGVHIGTAAEQREHGVVAVIADGVSGSKAGRMAAELTTRSFIDGYLDQNPLNGIAPNGIKALRGFNRWLHAKGRSDPAMEAAATTFTALILRGREAVALHVGDSRAWHFRDGVLTRLTEDHTRAQQGLSHVLYRAVGIEADVKLDVRPVRLAPHDRLLLTTDGVHGVLGEAALAALLGRRGSPDADARAILAEVEAAGQRDNATAIVIDVIRIGAPDWEAITAEAEGLAILPPPEAGDAVDGFQLLRLVADGRYTRLFLARDTMDEAAAPVVLKFPKPAVVSERGARTAFLREAFIGRRIDNPFVGKVQTLEPGRQSRLYIVQPFYAGRTLHARLADEGPLEIAEGVAVALKLARAVSSLHRAGVTHRDIKPDNVILEANGGLKLVDLGVARLRQAEEFAEAEAPGTAGYKAPEMYAGQSGDPATDQFALGVTLYRLFTATYPWGAVDPADAPRFDRAPTPASRRRPDMPAWLEAALMRAVAVDPNDRFEDVEELIHVLETGSAVAAQPPRHLSLIERDPVRFWQGVSLLLLIALLVAMTTR